The nucleotide window GGGCAAAGTCTACATCTAAAAGGTGAGGGCCCTGGTAGGGCCAGGAACCCAGCAGTACGACACTGAGGAAGGACAACTATAGGCCGTGGGGGACCCCCGGGGTGCTCAGGAAGCCTAAAGAGGCGGATGCCCcgaggccgggggctggggggggaaggCAGGGCCCAGGGTGGCctgggtgggagatgggaggcTGCTACTTATCTGGCATCTTGGGATTCTGATGCCAGCGgtcggggagggctggggagtcaggttcTCAAAGGTTCTTGGggccaagtgctggagtgggaaggggggaggtggaCCTCATGAAGCGGCCTGGGTCCTGTTTAAAAATGGCCCTCCCGGGCTCCCGTGCCTCGTGCGGCTACTGTCCGCTCTCAGCCGGCGGCTGGGCAGGTCCCGGGAATTCCGGTGgcggggcgtgtgtgtgtgagggactcccttcccccccacccaaaccccatgaGCACTTGAGGGATGGTGGAATTCACCTGGTgtgcctccctcctctttcccacacTCCCGTTCCCTGCTACCACCGCCGCGTCTGGGCAGAATGAGAACAAGGACAGCTAGGTTTGTAAACTGCTGCGGGGTGTCAAGAGACAGCACGATAGCCCTTTGTGCAGATGGCAGGAACCCAGAATCAACACCCccgtcggggggggaggggggtacagCCTCagggccctgccccgccccggggcACCAACGCCCGTCCCCGGAAGTCATGGGGTGAGGCTGCTCCCTGAATCACCCCGTGTCCAGGGCGGAGGAGCTGCTCGCTGAAGAGTGGGTAGGAGAGGGAGTCCAGAAACGCAGCCCTGAGTCACTGAGACAGTTAGGCTGAAGCTTCTGTGAGCTTGACCCTGGGTCCCTGATCGGGGGCGAGGAGCAGAGTGGGGACGTGCATGCCCTTGGTTGAGATCTAGGGGCGGGAGGATGCAGAGAGGGCCCCCGAAGCACACACAGATTCTCATCACCCGGGAAACCCGTCCCCGGCGGACCTGACAGCCGCCAACTCCGGCGTCCGCGTTGGTTCCTTCAgcgccccctgctcctcccctgggaggccgaggaggccggTGGGGCCCCGAGACTCGGCGAGGGAGGGTGATGACTGAGGTGACGGTTTGGGGGTCTGCCCGGCGGGACCGAGGAGCGCAGCCCAGGTGGATTCAGCCAGCCAAGGAGGCTCATCTGCTGGAAAGTTATTGCCAAGAAGGCTCTCCTAGGCCCCGGGAGCCTcagcagagctggggggggggggtggtggcagATTGGGGACCCTGGCGGTCACCTGGCTCAGTCGACCCCTCTAGCAAAGGCATCTCTGGGGCCGCTAACTCAACGTCATCCGTCCTGGCCCACCGGCTAAGCCCCTGCTGGGCAGTTTTCATTGGGATTCCCTGAGGGGTTCGCGGAAGTTAGAGATTGCCCCGGCCAGTCCGTCCTCACCACCAGCCGAAAGAGGAGACGCCGGCCTTCCTCGGAGTTCGGAAAGGCGTCGTTCAGGCCGACagaagaccccccacccccccgccaccaagaaacacacacacaaacacacacacacactgaatcAGTGCTAGACTTGTCACACCATTACACGCCACACCTCTACTCACACGCAATAAGTCGTAATAATGGGTTAAATGACACCCTCTTGAAACCAGACAGCGACGGTGAACGAAATGGAGCTTTGGATTGGCTTAGCCTAGCACCCTCAGCCCACCTCTGAGCCTCAGCGACCTCAGCCCCTCCCGTCACGGTGTGGGGAGGGGCCCGCCTGCTGCTTGGGACGAGGAGGCTCGCCTTCCAGAACTCGGGGCCGCCGTTGCACCCGGCACCAGGAGAGGCTGCTGACCTTTGGCATCTGCCGGCTGGCGGGGGCCAGGCCCGGGAAGGatgggcggggacggggcggggaaggggcaggcTCATGGAGAACCTTCCTCCTTGGAATCGGCGGACGGGTTCCCAGCACAAGTCCTGGGGTCTGCAGAACCCGTCGAGGGGAGGGCACATCCCCACCAGGCCCTGGAGGGTCAGGATCAGGATTGATCCTGGCAGAATTGGTGAAGAAACAGCTGCTGCCAAGGAAGTGGAGTccagtctcccctctctcctggtCCAGAATGGACCCACGGGTTCTCTCGGCCCACCCTTGGCGGGGCTTTGGGGGCCAGCCCCTGTTCTTGGACCAAGCCCTGATAGAGCAGctgcttctgggcagggagtCGGGGCCAGCTGGGGCCCATGAGGGTCTAAAGGAAAACGCTTCAAGAGATCGACTCTGCAAAAATCCCGTTGCTGGGGTTTCCTTGGGGAGGGAGCTTCAGCCTGTCGACCCAGCGACCTGCTGCCCAGCACTTCctcctcgggggcgggggagaagcacGCTGGACACTGAgctggcccctccccccccaacccctctccggCTCCCTGCACGGCCCCTGGCCACAAACGGCCCAGCCCTTCCCTGGGTGTTGACATGTTTTTATCAATGAAGAAGGCCCAGATTCCAGGGAAGAAACCCAGTGGAGGCAGCGAGGGGCTCCATCCTCCTGAACTCTTGCTTCCCCGGCCACCTCGACCCTCCCTCTAGGCGTAGGTCGATCCCGCGGGAAACTCTCACACTGGCCTGCAGTCAGTAGACTTCAGACCAGGAGAGGCTCGGGGCCAACCCAGAATCCAGCCCTAAAGCACGCTGGCCTCTCCGCCATGCAGTCTGAGCATCTCGAGCTCCAAAAGATTAGGACCAATGACATGGAACTGGGCTTCTATTCTAGAGTTCAGGGGGCCCTCAAGGGGCCCTGAGGGGCGGGGGGTTCCGTCCCTGCTATTCTGACTGGCTGCACGCAGCTCACGGCCTCCATCTGCCTCTGGGGCATCTCCCCCGGGCCAGAGAAAATTCGCTCCTTTCTGGATCTTGGCCGGAAAGGACCACTATGACTTTCCGCCTCTTGGATCCACCTTCCTCTATAACAGTCTTTCTTGTCCCTGAGGGAGAGCTGCCTTGCCCTGGCCCAGGGGGCACTTGCTGAGGGGAAACCCTCACCATCCACTCTTCCTCACATCTGTCTGTGCTAACCACAGTAGTGGCTTGGGCAAGAGCAGCTCCAGCTCTTATGGTTTCCTTAAGTTTGGCCCAGCTAGATCCCAGCTAGACACCGAGCTAGGTCCCTCCCATCAATTCCAGGGCCTTTCCTCAGGGTGCCACCTCCACCCCAGACTTTCCCCTTTCCACCAGTTATCTTGACTCTGCCTCCAGCAGATGAGTGCAGACGTCAGACAAACTCCTCCCATCCCGCCCGATCCTCGACACGAGGCCTTTCCCGGCCCCAACCCTGATCCAGCTGCACTCTCCCGAGACCGGCGCACCCCAGGAGGAGCTGGGCGGAGACACGACCCACAGAACGAAGACCCAGGCTCGGCCGGAGGGCCGGGATCACAGGTTAAAGATCTGCCCTTGACGATGGGCTCCTCTCCCATCGCACAACCCCCTCTTCTAGGGTTCCCCGCTGACCCTCCTGGTGGGAGGGGCAGCATACGGGGGCGGGGTTGGGATGGATCAAGGAAACATGAGGTGGGCCAGGCGGCTTGATATGCAGACACGTGTGTACATGCGCACGCACACTCACACccgcacacacgcgcgcacacgcaAACCTGCACACAgaaacacgcacatacacacacacacacacacgttttgcTACATTTTGTAGGTACCTAGGTCAGCCTGCAATGGTGGCTGGACCCTCCTGCAGCTCACCTAAGAGCCCTGGATCGAGTTTAAGCCTTTACCTAAGTTGCTGGCCTCTTCCAGCTTCTGCGCCGGAGGGCCGGaagagtgaggggaagggaggcgacTCAGAGCAAACCATGGACCAAGGACTACCAAGGCTGTGGCCCTCCATTCCAGATGCTGggcctctcttctctgggctctcCTTCATCCCATAGCGGCTACCGCCCAACCAACCCTTTCCATCTTTCATCTTTTCTAACCCCAAGTCCTACTTGCAGAAGGTTGAACTGATGCTTTTTCAGAGAGGCTGGGCAGTGACCCCAGCATCCTTAAAGATTCCCGCTTCCCACCACTGACCACAGAACCACGGGGTCCTGGACTGCAGAAGACAGGGGCGGGAAGCTTCCTTCGTCTTCTCTGCCCACGAGCCTCTGCCGCCCCGGCTGCACATCGCTGGCCTAtcccagggggccggggggaggctgcCTACATGGCAAGGAGAAGGAAGTAACgggctggagatggggtgggcaacggagggggtggggaagcctGGTGTGAGAGGCGGAGGTCGAGTgctagggagaaagaagggagaggaagaggaagaaggggcagaggaggagaaggggaagagaaggaggggaggaagaaggggagaaggcttaggaaaaggaagagaaggaagggggaggtggaggagcaggaaggggtgggaagCCTGTGGGTGAGTGAGGAGGGAAAGATGGGATCTGGAAGATATTCAGTGTAGTCGGTCTGTCAGTAGGATGATGGTTAGGAGGGCTGATGGacttcaccccatcttcctcctggtTGAAGTATTTCCCTGGCAGGGGAACCACGCAGTCTGGAGTTCAGACACCTATGAGATACCCACATCTGTCTCCACCGTCAGCCCTAGCTCCCAGACAGTCCAGCCACACTGTGAGTTGGGGGAAGCAGCCCCCGGGATCTCCTGCATCCCCCTACTCAACTGTCGTCCCTGTCGCCACTGCTGCTGCCCGGAACCCCGGGCCCAGACCCCCAGCCagccttttctcttggcctctcAGAGATCCCGACCCCTTAATAAGGATAAAGGTCCACTCGCAACCGGGTATTTGGTTAAATGATCCAGCTTCCCTAGCGGCTCCTCCAGCCCTGTCACCGACCACTGGCTCTCCCTGTGGggtcggggaggaaggaggaggaggaggaggaggagaaggaggaggaggagactgaaatCAGGAGCCCGGGGAAACAAGCGCTGGCATAGAGTTGGGGAGAGCTGGGCTCTGGCTCCCTGTTCCCGGCACCGGCCGCTCCGGTGCCACTGGCCACCTCGGGGGCCACCCTGGGTTGCGGATGAGGGTCTTGCCCCCGGggtgcccggccccgcccggggagTTTGACAACCTTAGGGATCctgccttctcagtctccttcgatCTCGGTAGAGTTCTCACTGGGTCATTACTCCTGTTGTGACCACGTCTGGCAGAAAGGGAGGTTTCCTTCTGGGGTTGGGGAGCCAGGGGCCGGAGCTACTCTATCCCGAGGTGcccgcctccccccttccccaccccctgccggcCCCTGGCCCGGCGGCGGTGCGGGGCGAGGGGAGCCGAGCCCTTCCTCGGGGAGGGGTCCTCTAGGACCgcctctccccggcctccccacccggccccggtccccgggggcggggctagACGCATATCTCTATTGCTGTGGCCAAGACCATCTGGCCCTTGCCCTTGTCCTGGCGGCCGTCCGTCCTGCCGGGAGGCCCCGGGGACGGCAGGCTGGAGTCGGCGGAGGAGAGGCAGGGCCCGCCTCCGCTCTCGGTCAGGACGGTCCGCTTCAGAGGGGCGGGGGTGCAGGAGGTGGGGGTCTCGTGGCGGAGGGGCCCGGCCGAGAGCTTGTccccggcgggccggcggccgcgGCAGGAGGGCCGGCGGCGGGCTTCCGTCACCAGCTCGTACTTGATGAAGTGGAAGGCCTCCTTGACCGGGCAGCGCTTCTCCGGGTCCAGGGCCAGCAGGCGCTGGAACATGCGCAGGGCGTGGTCCGTGAAGCGGCGCCACTGGGAGGGCAGCCCCGCCAGGCGCCCCCTCTGCCACCGCACGAACTCCTCGAAGAAGGCGTCCGTGGCCGAAGCGGCCTCCCAGGGGAAGTTGCCCGTCAGCACGCAGAAGATGAGGACGCCGAAGGCCCACACGTCGATGCTGGTGTCCACGGCCAGGccctcggcccgccccgcccggcaCACCTCGGGCGCCGTGTACGGGATGGTGCCGCTGACCCGCTTGACCCGGCAGCCCGCCTTGCGGGTCATGCCGAAGTCGGCCAGCTTGACCCGGCGGCAGTCGCGGTCGAAGAGCAGCACGTTCTCCGGCTTGATGTCCCGGTGCACCAGGTGCTTGCTGTGCATGTAGTCCAGGGCCAGGCCCAGTTGCTGCACGCAGCGCTTCACCATGTCCTCGGGCAGCCCCACCTGGACCggccggaggaggggggcggggtggggggagagatgcggagacagagagacagagatagagagagaggcagaggga belongs to Ornithorhynchus anatinus isolate Pmale09 chromosome 2, mOrnAna1.pri.v4, whole genome shotgun sequence and includes:
- the SBK1 gene encoding serine/threonine-protein kinase SBK1 gives rise to the protein MCPACPILDLPPPWRTSCGTDEMESFCFVCFQKEELQPLQLKSEKMSAGSIEQEPTRKLACCGVPLITEDMQSLTIRTLASTDIHKHYDLIRELGKGTYGKVDLVSHKSTGTKMALKFVNKSKTKLKNFLREFSITNTLSSSPFIIKVFDVVFETEDCYVFAQEYAPGGDLFDIIPPQVGLPEDMVKRCVQQLGLALDYMHSKHLVHRDIKPENVLLFDRDCRRVKLADFGMTRKAGCRVKRVSGTIPYTAPEVCRAGRAEGLAVDTSIDVWAFGVLIFCVLTGNFPWEAASATDAFFEEFVRWQRGRLAGLPSQWRRFTDHALRMFQRLLALDPEKRCPVKEAFHFIKYELVTEARRRPSCRGRRPAGDKLSAGPLRHETPTSCTPAPLKRTVLTESGGGPCLSSADSSLPSPGPPGRTDGRQDKGKGQMVLATAIEICV